In Deltaproteobacteria bacterium, one DNA window encodes the following:
- a CDS encoding type II toxin-antitoxin system RelE/ParE family toxin, producing MPWGSVELEAEVAEWIEALSAAEFGRAEFYIDLLADRGPLLDQPYTRQLRGKLRELRFYLGPRGEAMRLSYYIAGGRRIILLTVFRKQRRHERAEIERAHQAMQRCIEERHGAEDRDETA from the coding sequence ATGCCATGGGGAAGCGTTGAGCTGGAAGCGGAGGTGGCGGAATGGATCGAGGCGCTTTCTGCTGCGGAGTTTGGTCGTGCGGAGTTCTACATCGACCTATTGGCAGACCGGGGACCGTTGCTGGATCAACCCTATACGCGGCAACTGCGGGGCAAACTGCGAGAGCTGCGCTTCTATCTCGGCCCCCGCGGCGAGGCGATGCGGTTGTCCTACTACATTGCAGGGGGACGACGGATCATCCTGTTGACAGTGTTTCGCAAGCAGCGGCGGCACGAGCGGGCGGAGATCGAACGGGCACATCAGGCAATGCAACGGTGTATAGAGGAGAGGCATGGCGCAGAAGACCGTGACGAAACGGCGTAG
- a CDS encoding helix-turn-helix transcriptional regulator, giving the protein MAQKTVTKRRSWAKIKRTRAGSAQRRVGYRQAKEAFELAERVRQARERLGITQAELAARIGSTQPAVARLESGGSTPSLATLHRIAAALGLELVVELRARRAAA; this is encoded by the coding sequence ATGGCGCAGAAGACCGTGACGAAACGGCGTAGTTGGGCGAAGATCAAACGCACGAGAGCTGGCAGTGCACAACGGCGCGTCGGTTATCGGCAAGCCAAGGAAGCTTTCGAATTGGCGGAACGGGTGAGGCAGGCGCGCGAACGCCTCGGTATCACGCAGGCGGAGCTAGCCGCCCGCATCGGCAGTACGCAGCCGGCAGTGGCGCGCCTCGAATCAGGAGGTAGTACCCCGAGTCTTGCCACGCTGCACCGAATCGCCGCCGCGCTCGGTTTGGAACTCGTGGTCGAACTGCGCGCGCGCCGGGCCGCTGCCTGA
- a CDS encoding addiction module protein, which produces MELPEQERVRLARELIASLDEEINPDVEALWLAEQGVASKNCGRARPGGCRRKKPSREYAQLFVDEGRLP; this is translated from the coding sequence ATGGAATTGCCCGAGCAAGAGCGTGTTCGCCTTGCGCGAGAACTCATCGCGAGCTTGGACGAGGAGATCAATCCGGACGTCGAGGCACTCTGGCTCGCCGAGCAGGGCGTCGCCTCGAAGAACTGCGGTCGGGCAAGGCCCGGGGGGTGCCGGCGGAAGAAGCCTTCGCGAGAGTACGCACAGCTCTTCGTCGATGAAGGTCGTCTTCCATGA
- a CDS encoding 3'(2'),5'-bisphosphate nucleotidase CysQ, protein MPRRELEVAVAAARAAGAVIRAIYDTPFEVRSKGHDNPVTEADLQANERVQTIIHAAFPGDGWLSEETRDNPQRLSQSRVWIVDPLDGTKEFVQHVPEFCVCISLVEQGEPIVAVSYDPIRDEVFAAERGGGTSVNGERVRVSTEANLNNARVLASRSEDKRGEWDAFKPHMRVALTGSVAFKLALVAAGRADATFSLTPKNEWDICAGTLLITEAGGRMTDRDGQPLRFNQRETIRSGLIASNGVLHTPLMALIARLSL, encoded by the coding sequence ATGCCCCGCCGCGAACTCGAAGTCGCGGTCGCGGCCGCGCGCGCCGCCGGCGCCGTGATCCGCGCGATCTACGACACGCCCTTCGAAGTGCGCTCGAAGGGGCACGACAATCCCGTCACTGAAGCGGACCTGCAGGCCAACGAACGTGTCCAGACGATCATCCACGCCGCGTTTCCCGGCGACGGCTGGTTGTCGGAGGAGACCCGCGACAATCCGCAGCGCCTGAGTCAGTCGCGCGTGTGGATTGTCGATCCGCTCGATGGCACCAAGGAGTTCGTGCAGCATGTGCCGGAGTTCTGCGTCTGCATCTCGCTGGTCGAACAGGGCGAGCCGATCGTTGCTGTCAGCTACGATCCGATTCGCGACGAAGTATTCGCCGCGGAGCGCGGCGGCGGCACGAGCGTGAACGGCGAGCGCGTGCGGGTCAGCACCGAAGCGAACTTGAACAACGCCCGCGTGCTCGCCAGCCGCTCTGAAGACAAACGCGGCGAATGGGACGCGTTCAAACCGCACATGCGAGTGGCACTCACCGGCAGCGTCGCGTTCAAGCTCGCGCTCGTGGCAGCGGGACGCGCCGACGCGACCTTCAGCCTCACCCCCAAGAACGAGTGGGACATCTGCGCCGGCACGTTGCTGATCACCGAAGCCGGCGGCCGCATGACCGATCGCGACGGCCAGCCCCTGCGCTTCAATCAGCGGGAGACGATTCGCTCAGGTTTGATCGCGAGCAATGGTGTGCTGCACACTCCACTGATGGCATTGATCGCCCGTCTGTCGCTGTAG
- a CDS encoding deoxyhypusine synthase, whose product MAKASRLAHSRRIDPQPIDASLSLTDLVDRTFLAYNAARLREACQLFARKMLEPDVTIGVSLTGALTPAGLGIAAIIPLIEAGMIDWIVSTGANLYHDTHFGIGLAMHVGTPFVNDVTLREEGVVRIYDIFFDYTVLLETDAFYRQVIAAPEFQRAMSTAEFHYRVGAYVRERERVLGVGNKSLLAAAHEHGVPIYTSSPGDSSIGMNVAALALAGNQLAFDVSRDVNETAAIVLEAKRSSGRSGVLMLGGGSPKNFVLQTEPQIQEVLGIEEKGHDFFIQITDARPDTGGLSGATPGEAVSWGKIDPNALPDTVVCYLDTTVALPILTAYALANHAPRPPRRLYDRRDQLLANLTREYEAARAAK is encoded by the coding sequence ATGGCCAAGGCTTCGCGGCTTGCGCACAGCCGCCGCATCGATCCGCAACCCATCGACGCGTCGCTGTCGCTGACCGACCTCGTCGATCGCACGTTTCTCGCTTACAACGCGGCGCGTCTGCGCGAAGCCTGCCAGCTCTTCGCGCGCAAGATGTTGGAGCCGGACGTGACCATCGGCGTGAGTCTCACCGGCGCGCTCACCCCCGCCGGGCTGGGCATCGCGGCGATCATTCCGTTGATCGAGGCCGGCATGATCGACTGGATCGTCAGCACCGGCGCCAATCTCTATCACGACACCCACTTCGGCATTGGCCTGGCGATGCATGTGGGTACGCCCTTCGTCAACGACGTCACGTTGCGCGAAGAAGGTGTCGTCCGCATCTACGATATTTTCTTCGACTACACGGTGCTGCTCGAAACCGACGCGTTCTATCGACAAGTGATCGCAGCGCCGGAGTTCCAGCGGGCGATGAGCACGGCGGAGTTTCACTATCGCGTCGGTGCTTACGTGCGCGAACGCGAACGCGTGCTCGGCGTTGGCAACAAGTCGTTGCTGGCGGCGGCGCACGAACACGGCGTGCCGATCTACACATCGTCGCCGGGCGACAGCTCGATCGGGATGAACGTCGCCGCGCTGGCGCTCGCGGGAAACCAGTTGGCCTTTGACGTCTCGCGCGACGTGAACGAGACCGCGGCGATTGTGTTGGAGGCAAAGCGGAGTAGTGGCCGCAGCGGCGTACTGATGCTCGGTGGCGGCTCGCCGAAGAATTTTGTGTTGCAGACCGAGCCGCAGATTCAGGAAGTGCTTGGCATCGAAGAGAAGGGTCACGACTTCTTCATCCAAATCACCGACGCCCGGCCCGACACTGGCGGGTTGTCGGGCGCGACGCCGGGCGAAGCGGTGAGTTGGGGCAAGATCGATCCCAACGCGTTGCCCGATACGGTTGTCTGTTACCTCGACACCACGGTTGCGCTGCCGATCCTCACCGCCTACGCGCTCGCCAACCACGCGCCGCGTCCGCCGCGGCGTTTGTACGATCGGCGCGACCAATTGTTGGCGAACCTGACGCGCGAGTACGAAGCCGCGCGCGCGGCGAAGTGA
- a CDS encoding polysaccharide deacetylase family protein has protein sequence MSTRPLTELLGHPADARLLIINADDFGMCHAENAATVAGLEQGAFCSATIMVPCPWFAEAVEFGHRRRDADLGVHVTHTSEWERYKWGPLLGRSAVPSMVDSGGHLHRTTEAVYAHARLDEVEAETRAQINAALAAGVDVTHLDSHMGTLQLDVNYHALYVRLAAEYQLPIRMVRGERLRDMGFGAIVDQADHLGVLRPDYFYVGGPPRPEATPSFWTKLLKQLRPGVSELYIHAAYDAPEMQAMSDSWRQRRADFDFFTAPATKSLLADLGITLIGYRALREVQRRLTPC, from the coding sequence ATGTCGACGCGGCCACTCACAGAGTTGCTGGGGCATCCTGCCGACGCGCGGTTGCTGATCATCAATGCCGACGACTTCGGCATGTGCCATGCCGAAAACGCCGCGACCGTCGCCGGCTTGGAACAGGGCGCGTTCTGCTCGGCCACCATCATGGTGCCGTGTCCGTGGTTCGCCGAAGCCGTCGAGTTTGGGCACCGTCGCCGCGATGCGGATCTGGGAGTGCACGTCACCCACACCAGCGAGTGGGAACGCTACAAGTGGGGTCCGCTGCTTGGGCGTTCGGCCGTGCCGTCGATGGTTGATAGCGGCGGGCACCTGCATCGCACCACTGAAGCCGTTTACGCGCACGCGCGACTCGACGAAGTGGAAGCCGAGACGCGCGCGCAAATCAATGCTGCGTTGGCGGCTGGTGTCGACGTCACGCACCTCGATTCGCACATGGGCACGTTGCAGCTCGACGTGAACTATCACGCCCTCTACGTCCGCCTGGCGGCGGAGTACCAGTTGCCGATTCGGATGGTGCGCGGCGAGCGACTGCGCGACATGGGCTTCGGAGCGATCGTCGATCAGGCGGATCATCTGGGGGTGCTGCGCCCGGATTACTTCTACGTCGGCGGACCGCCGCGGCCCGAGGCCACGCCGAGCTTCTGGACAAAGTTGCTCAAGCAACTCCGCCCGGGGGTGAGCGAACTCTACATTCACGCGGCCTACGACGCCCCCGAGATGCAAGCGATGAGTGACTCCTGGCGCCAGCGCCGCGCCGATTTTGATTTCTTTACCGCTCCTGCCACCAAGTCACTTCTGGCTGATCTTGGCATCACACTGATCGGCTACCGGGCTCTGCGCGAAGTGCAGCGCCGCCTGACCCCATGCTGA
- a CDS encoding MaoC family dehydratase: MRYDHHDVYVGKDVGGRECVITPELIATYEAGTGDRHPWYHDASPFGGPVAPALLFHSEVYRRLSWYLPNLIGNLHARQEWEFFAPMLVGNSVRTRSTVVERYRKRNRDYIVNEVLITDSDGRWLQRSRTHQSFLVQEPIDPNLDVVDKQREKRSDRRFDIGEGPGEAIAPATRAITLAMCEAFSGPEKNYHTDRDMARMLGFPDVVVQGMMSICFVSEIMTKAFGEGWFLGGKLSVNLVNVVWGNDTVTTHGKIRERNGEGTATRVHLDVWSEKADATKTLIGSASAVQA; encoded by the coding sequence ATGCGGTACGATCATCACGACGTGTATGTCGGCAAGGATGTGGGCGGGCGCGAGTGTGTCATCACACCCGAACTGATCGCCACCTACGAAGCCGGCACGGGCGATCGCCATCCCTGGTACCACGACGCGTCGCCGTTCGGTGGGCCCGTCGCGCCGGCCCTACTGTTTCACTCCGAAGTGTATCGGCGTCTGAGCTGGTATCTGCCGAACCTGATCGGCAATCTGCACGCACGGCAGGAGTGGGAGTTCTTCGCCCCGATGCTGGTTGGCAACAGCGTGCGCACGCGCTCAACGGTGGTCGAGCGCTATCGCAAGCGCAATCGCGACTACATCGTCAACGAGGTGCTGATCACCGACAGCGACGGACGCTGGCTGCAACGCAGCCGAACGCACCAGAGCTTCCTGGTGCAAGAACCGATCGATCCAAACCTCGACGTGGTCGACAAGCAACGCGAGAAGCGCAGCGATCGCCGCTTCGACATCGGCGAGGGGCCGGGCGAAGCGATCGCGCCGGCGACCCGCGCGATCACGCTGGCGATGTGCGAGGCGTTTTCCGGACCCGAGAAGAACTACCACACCGACCGCGACATGGCGCGCATGCTCGGCTTCCCCGACGTCGTCGTGCAGGGGATGATGTCGATCTGTTTCGTCTCCGAGATCATGACCAAAGCCTTCGGCGAAGGCTGGTTCCTCGGCGGCAAGTTGAGCGTCAATCTCGTCAACGTCGTGTGGGGAAACGACACCGTGACCACGCACGGCAAGATCCGCGAGCGCAACGGCGAAGGCACGGCGACCCGCGTCCATCTCGATGTCTGGAGCGAGAAGGCCGACGCGACCAAAACGCTCATCGGCAGCGCGAGCGCAGTGCAGGCGTAG
- a CDS encoding pyrrolo-quinoline quinone, with product MHWDANPGRGRFYPRAVNASIALAALLLAPPVGGQVSMLTHHNDNARTGQNLVEAVLTPENVNVADFGRLFRYSVDGAVYAQPLYVPDMLIPEVGARNVVYVATQHDSVYAFDADSADAASVPLWHNSFLDPAAGITTIPNADVGGSPDISPEIGITGTPVIDAMTETLYVVSRTKEPGGYAQRLHALDLATGAEKFGGPVTIAAEIPSTGPDNVGGILSFNPLRENQRAGLLLHDGAVYIAWASHGDAKPFHGWIIGYDAMTLEQVAVFNATPDGKAGGIWQSGAGLSTDADGYLYGATGNGTFDAATDGRDFGDSLLKLNTSGGLQLIDYFTPFNQAALSASDLDFGSTGVLLLPDQPGLHPHLAVAAGKEGTVYLVDRDNLGHFNSSDDSQIVQSLSKILGPTFGMPAYWNGTVYYWAASDVLKAFRLTDGRLSTEPVSQASASSRFPGASPSVSANGSRDAIVWAVQTDAFGRNGPAVLRAYDANDLSIELYNSSQLSGGRDDASPAVKFVSPTIANGRVYVGGNKSVTVFGLRQVLRTPSATTIPTVTTTPTLSPSAAITQTATVRTAMVTPNLSPTPSATIIEMLTATPTHTTTQTGAVMTIAVATATASGSPSPTTTPSPPACPGDCNRDHTVTIDELVIGLNIALGATPINRCPPFACNDDGNVTVDCLLKAINAALHDCAGA from the coding sequence ATGCACTGGGATGCCAATCCAGGTCGAGGGAGGTTTTATCCACGTGCGGTCAACGCCAGCATCGCGCTGGCTGCACTGCTGCTTGCGCCACCCGTCGGCGGCCAAGTCAGCATGCTGACGCATCACAACGACAACGCGCGCACGGGACAAAACCTCGTCGAGGCGGTGCTCACGCCGGAGAATGTGAACGTGGCCGATTTCGGCCGCCTGTTCCGTTACTCAGTCGATGGCGCCGTCTACGCGCAGCCGCTGTACGTTCCTGACATGCTCATTCCCGAGGTCGGCGCGCGCAACGTCGTCTATGTCGCCACGCAACATGACAGCGTCTACGCGTTCGATGCCGATAGCGCCGACGCTGCCAGCGTCCCGCTGTGGCACAACAGCTTCCTCGATCCAGCCGCGGGAATCACCACGATTCCCAACGCCGACGTAGGCGGCAGCCCAGATATCTCGCCTGAAATCGGCATCACGGGGACGCCGGTCATCGATGCGATGACCGAGACGCTGTACGTAGTCTCTAGAACCAAGGAGCCTGGCGGCTACGCGCAGCGCCTCCACGCGTTGGACTTGGCGACCGGCGCGGAGAAGTTCGGCGGACCGGTGACGATCGCGGCTGAGATTCCCAGCACCGGCCCGGACAACGTCGGCGGCATCCTGAGCTTCAACCCGCTCCGTGAGAATCAACGGGCGGGTCTGCTATTGCATGACGGCGCTGTGTACATCGCGTGGGCGTCACACGGCGACGCCAAGCCGTTTCACGGATGGATCATCGGCTACGACGCGATGACGCTGGAGCAAGTCGCCGTATTCAACGCCACTCCTGACGGAAAAGCCGGCGGGATCTGGCAGAGCGGCGCCGGCCTGTCGACCGATGCCGACGGCTATCTTTATGGGGCAACCGGCAACGGCACGTTCGACGCCGCCACCGACGGACGCGACTTCGGTGACAGCTTGCTCAAGCTGAACACCAGTGGCGGTCTGCAACTGATCGACTACTTCACACCGTTCAATCAAGCGGCACTAAGCGCGAGCGACCTGGATTTTGGCTCCACCGGAGTGTTGCTGCTGCCGGATCAGCCCGGACTGCATCCCCATCTCGCGGTTGCCGCGGGCAAGGAAGGCACCGTCTATCTTGTGGATCGTGACAATCTCGGTCACTTCAACAGCAGCGATGACTCCCAGATTGTGCAGTCGCTCTCAAAGATCCTGGGCCCCACCTTCGGCATGCCGGCCTACTGGAACGGCACGGTGTACTACTGGGCAGCCTCGGATGTGCTGAAGGCGTTTCGGCTCACTGACGGACGGTTGTCGACTGAACCGGTCTCACAGGCGTCAGCTTCCTCGCGATTTCCCGGCGCCTCGCCGAGCGTCTCGGCGAACGGATCGCGCGATGCCATTGTCTGGGCAGTGCAGACCGACGCATTCGGGCGCAACGGCCCGGCGGTGCTGCGTGCATACGACGCCAACGACTTGTCGATTGAGCTGTACAACAGCAGTCAGTTGAGTGGCGGCCGCGACGACGCCAGTCCGGCGGTCAAGTTCGTCTCGCCGACGATCGCCAACGGCAGGGTTTACGTCGGAGGGAACAAGAGTGTCACCGTCTTCGGTCTACGCCAGGTGCTCCGCACACCGAGCGCGACCACCATCCCGACAGTGACGACGACACCGACTCTCTCGCCGAGTGCAGCCATCACTCAAACGGCGACGGTGCGAACGGCGATGGTGACGCCGAATCTTTCCCCGACGCCGAGTGCGACCATCATCGAGATGTTGACGGCGACGCCGACTCACACCACCACACAAACGGGGGCGGTGATGACCATCGCGGTAGCGACCGCTACAGCGAGCGGGTCGCCAAGCCCAACGACAACTCCGAGCCCTCCGGCCTGTCCCGGCGACTGCAATCGGGACCACACGGTGACCATCGACGAGCTGGTGATCGGGCTGAACATCGCTCTTGGTGCCACACCCATCAATCGATGCCCGCCGTTCGCTTGCAACGACGACGGTAACGTGACCGTCGACTGCCTCCTCAAGGCGATCAATGCGGCGTTGCACGACTGTGCGGGTGCGTAA
- a CDS encoding DUF4412 domain-containing protein, translating into MALKHVVVGVVFGVVFGVVFGMIALLGASAAHAGWVIEESNITTRPKGEPGPAEPATTRISQGRMRITQPSTITVQDQVKQRFTIFVTDRNTYWSGTVDEYVAEIGADRHPAKPSANVTKKEQKNAAPAKRPRKSPLDVANLPKITIRKFDEHAKIAGYDTTLYQIDSNGKRFQEIWMTDAINMKDDLDPKRYNEYQLKLSAMMRGAAAPSFNALYRSPEYLTLMQSGFPLKTTVYHIAGSYTREVRSITKADVSDGDFELPSTAQQTSLNDLFGPPPSK; encoded by the coding sequence ATGGCTTTGAAACATGTGGTGGTCGGCGTGGTGTTCGGCGTGGTGTTCGGCGTCGTGTTCGGAATGATCGCGTTGCTGGGGGCATCGGCGGCGCACGCGGGGTGGGTGATCGAGGAATCCAACATTACGACCAGGCCGAAGGGCGAGCCCGGCCCGGCCGAACCGGCAACCACGCGCATCTCACAAGGACGCATGCGCATCACCCAGCCGAGCACCATCACCGTGCAGGACCAGGTCAAGCAGCGCTTCACCATCTTCGTGACTGACCGCAACACCTACTGGAGCGGAACGGTGGACGAGTACGTCGCCGAGATCGGCGCCGACCGCCACCCAGCCAAGCCCAGCGCGAACGTGACGAAGAAAGAACAGAAGAATGCTGCGCCAGCCAAGCGACCGCGAAAGTCACCGCTCGATGTCGCCAATCTTCCCAAGATCACGATCCGCAAGTTCGACGAGCACGCGAAAATCGCCGGCTACGACACCACGCTCTACCAGATCGACAGCAACGGGAAGCGCTTCCAAGAAATCTGGATGACCGACGCGATCAATATGAAGGACGATCTCGATCCCAAGCGCTACAACGAATACCAGCTCAAGCTCTCTGCGATGATGCGCGGCGCAGCGGCGCCGAGCTTCAACGCCCTCTATCGCAGCCCCGAGTATCTGACGCTGATGCAGTCGGGCTTCCCGCTCAAGACCACCGTCTATCACATCGCCGGCAGCTACACGCGCGAGGTTCGCAGCATCACCAAAGCCGACGTCAGCGACGGCGATTTCGAGCTGCCGAGTACCGCACAGCAAACCTCGCTCAACGATCTGTTCGGCCCGCCGCCGAGCAAGTAG
- a CDS encoding peroxiredoxin translates to MLAPGDVAPDFSATLADGRVVRLRDFRGQRHVVLYFFPKAFTPGCTRETCTFRDQYADLRDLGAEVIGVSLDTPAKQAEFAKAQGAEFPMIGDPSKEIGRAYDVLRLGGWLLAKRVTFVIDKHGIIRNVIHAEFDVNHHINAARQTLRELDA, encoded by the coding sequence ATGCTGGCTCCTGGAGATGTCGCCCCTGACTTCAGCGCCACGCTCGCGGACGGACGCGTCGTCCGCTTGCGCGACTTTCGCGGCCAACGCCACGTCGTGCTGTACTTCTTTCCCAAGGCCTTCACCCCGGGGTGCACGCGCGAGACGTGCACCTTCCGCGATCAGTACGCGGATCTGCGCGATCTGGGTGCCGAGGTCATCGGCGTGAGTCTCGACACGCCGGCGAAGCAGGCCGAGTTCGCCAAAGCCCAGGGGGCCGAGTTCCCGATGATCGGCGACCCGTCCAAAGAGATCGGCCGCGCCTACGACGTCCTGCGTTTGGGCGGCTGGTTGTTGGCCAAGCGCGTCACCTTTGTCATCGACAAGCACGGGATCATTCGCAACGTGATCCACGCCGAGTTCGACGTCAATCACCACATCAACGCCGCGCGGCAAACGCTGCGCGAACTCGACGCGTGA
- a CDS encoding Rieske 2Fe-2S domain-containing protein, whose amino-acid sequence MTVTIARRDELAPGETKKFFLDCDGFTIECFVINHAGALHAWINRCRHVPMTMDWIENQFLTDDGQYIQCATHGACYEPATGECVGGPPLGKVLIRVPLEIVGDDVRATCPPDAISDDLRRQPG is encoded by the coding sequence ATTACCGTCACCATCGCTCGGCGCGATGAGTTGGCGCCCGGCGAGACCAAAAAATTCTTCCTCGATTGCGACGGCTTCACGATCGAATGCTTCGTCATCAATCACGCGGGCGCGCTGCATGCGTGGATCAACCGCTGCCGCCACGTGCCGATGACGATGGACTGGATCGAAAATCAGTTTCTCACCGACGATGGCCAGTACATCCAGTGCGCGACTCACGGCGCCTGCTACGAACCGGCGACCGGCGAGTGTGTCGGCGGCCCGCCGCTCGGCAAGGTTTTGATTCGCGTACCGCTCGAGATCGTCGGCGACGACGTGCGGGCTACCTGTCCGCCCGATGCGATTTCAGACGATTTGCGACGACAACCAGGATAG
- the rlmD gene encoding 23S rRNA (uracil(1939)-C(5))-methyltransferase RlmD yields the protein MGDAAVRITGLSYGPHAIARRDGKVLFVRAAVPGDEVEVAIREERRTFAYADVTAVVQPSPDRRVPPCPYLPRCGGCPWQHIDYAAQLRAKEKNVRDQLTRAVDLTHTDWRSISAAPAEFGYRHRLSLRVDHQQVGFFAGGTYELVPVTRCLLGEPLLDDAIPVAAEWTAQLRSAVNRIEIFAAADGQRWVFAGEASGTLASADDAVCDAFLRARPRVAGLVLRAKRSRRAWGDERCALDLEPGLRWIVRAGTFTQVSRAGNRLLLQAVLDAGAFEPDQRVLELFAGAGNLSFPISRRVARVVAVEQSELAIEDGIANVRALHETNCEFRSASAADGVATALRRGERYDVVVLDPPRSGAAEVMAALLELAPTRIVYVSCDPATLARDLRALAARYHIARVQPIDLFPQTYHVETVVLATLKTLA from the coding sequence ATGGGTGATGCGGCGGTGCGGATTACCGGCTTGAGCTACGGACCTCACGCGATCGCACGGCGCGACGGCAAGGTGTTGTTCGTCCGTGCTGCGGTACCGGGGGACGAGGTCGAGGTGGCGATCCGTGAAGAGCGTCGCACCTTCGCGTATGCCGACGTGACTGCGGTCGTGCAGCCGTCGCCCGACCGGCGCGTGCCGCCTTGTCCCTATCTGCCGCGCTGCGGCGGCTGTCCGTGGCAGCACATCGACTACGCGGCGCAGTTGCGCGCGAAAGAAAAGAACGTGCGGGACCAGCTCACGCGCGCGGTCGATCTGACGCACACCGACTGGCGGTCTATTTCCGCCGCGCCGGCGGAGTTTGGCTATCGCCATCGCCTGAGTCTGCGCGTCGATCACCAGCAGGTCGGCTTCTTTGCCGGCGGTACCTACGAACTGGTGCCGGTAACGCGCTGCCTGCTCGGCGAGCCGCTGCTCGACGACGCGATTCCGGTCGCGGCCGAATGGACAGCGCAACTGCGTAGCGCCGTGAACCGGATCGAGATCTTCGCGGCGGCGGACGGTCAACGCTGGGTGTTCGCGGGCGAGGCCAGCGGGACGCTTGCCAGCGCCGACGACGCGGTGTGTGACGCATTCTTGCGTGCGCGGCCGCGCGTGGCCGGCCTGGTGCTGCGCGCCAAGCGCAGCCGCCGCGCCTGGGGTGACGAGCGCTGCGCGCTCGACCTTGAACCCGGTCTGCGCTGGATCGTGCGCGCCGGTACCTTCACGCAGGTGAGTCGCGCGGGCAATCGTTTGCTGCTGCAAGCGGTGCTGGATGCGGGCGCGTTCGAGCCCGATCAGCGTGTCCTTGAGTTGTTCGCGGGGGCTGGCAACCTCAGTTTCCCGATCTCCCGTCGCGTTGCGCGAGTGGTTGCCGTCGAGCAGAGCGAACTCGCGATCGAAGACGGCATCGCGAATGTCCGCGCGTTGCACGAGACGAATTGCGAGTTCCGTTCGGCGTCGGCGGCCGACGGCGTCGCCACGGCGCTGCGCCGGGGCGAGCGCTACGACGTCGTCGTGCTCGACCCGCCGCGTAGCGGCGCGGCGGAAGTGATGGCGGCGCTGCTCGAACTCGCACCGACGCGCATCGTCTATGTCTCCTGCGATCCGGCGACACTGGCGCGCGATCTGCGTGCGCTGGCCGCGCGTTACCACATCGCACGCGTGCAGCCCATCGATCTGTTTCCGCAAACCTATCACGTGGAAACCGTCGTGCTTGCGACTCTGAAAACTCTGGCTTGA
- a CDS encoding GNAT family N-acetyltransferase produces the protein MGVSRLHASLVQSAVMVPRPIRIRRGRRTDFTAVMALLATTNAALPSPDRATLRRFRHLVADLGTDFYLATVDERIAGVAHITYARQLADRPIATLATLIVAPGEQHDGISSALLRFAVERARKRACSGLRCAVRDDRDPDAAEFLTHAGAAAAGRLFELPLPEAATGEPLEA, from the coding sequence ATGGGCGTTTCACGCCTCCACGCGAGTTTGGTACAGTCAGCCGTCATGGTACCGCGACCGATTCGAATTCGCCGCGGGCGGCGTACAGACTTTACAGCGGTGATGGCGCTGCTGGCCACCACCAACGCCGCCCTGCCGTCACCCGATCGCGCAACGCTGCGCCGCTTCCGCCATCTGGTCGCCGACCTCGGCACCGACTTCTACTTGGCCACGGTCGATGAACGAATCGCGGGCGTCGCCCACATCACCTACGCGCGCCAACTGGCCGATCGGCCGATCGCGACTCTCGCGACGTTGATCGTAGCGCCGGGCGAGCAGCACGATGGCATCAGCAGCGCGTTGCTGCGCTTCGCCGTCGAGCGTGCCCGCAAGCGCGCTTGCAGCGGATTGCGCTGCGCAGTCCGCGATGATCGTGACCCCGACGCTGCGGAATTTCTCACGCACGCCGGCGCCGCCGCGGCCGGTCGTCTCTTCGAGCTACCGTTGCCCGAGGCAGCGACCGGCGAGCCACTCGAAGCGTAA